The Panicum hallii strain FIL2 chromosome 5, PHallii_v3.1, whole genome shotgun sequence genome contains the following window.
CAATAACACAGCTCGTGAACTCGAAGTAATTTGAAGGCATCAAGGCACTAACCGAGCCGGCCGGACTCCGCAATCGAATGAAATGGGCCGTCAAAGAAAAATATAAGGGGCCTGGTTGTCGTCAAAACCTTTTTTCGCCCCGATGAATACTGCAAGCCGGCCCACCTGAGGCCCGGGAGAGAAGATGCTCAGCCAGAGGACGCGGGGGGTGGGGTGTCTCTGACAACGTACCTTCATCCTTGATTCAGAACAAGCATATACAGAGTCCATCGAAGAATAGCATCAACTGCTAACAGACACGGTAACACAGTATGGTTCATTTACAAGGCAATGAGATCATTCTTGTTATGAGACAATACTGTCCAGCCACGTCGCCGCATTATAAAGCAAAGCATCATTCTGAGTATCTAAACGAGGCGCCAGAACAGAAAATGTAGAACATGCATGCGCAAAGTAAACAGACTTGTGAAGACACCGACTACATCAATAACAAGTCACCAGACAGAGTGTTTACACAGTTCGCAGTTGCAGTGGCAATTGGTTAATCACCTGATTTGCAACATCCTATCTAGATGCCCATATTAAATCAGCACAGCTAGCAATTTAATCCCCTAACATAACCGAATCCAAAAAGATTCTGAGTGAGATAAAACCGCACAGCTGCAACTGTGGTGCAGACAGCAGTCCATTTTCTGTGTGCTGGATCTAAAGGAGTGTTGAGAAACTAAAACAACTGTACAATGCGGCCAAGTTGCCATGATACAAGGCCACCGCTCCAGTTCTTCACAAAGGAAGATTATTTGGTGGCCCAAGGGCTGCAGTTTGCCTAACAGCACCATTATATACAGCAGCTGCTGGTGGATCACTCGTTCACCTGAGGGCCGACCTCCGCGGGCACTTCAGGTGCAGGTGCTTTCACGAGTCCCAACCTCTGCAGGTGCTTCAGGTGCTTCTCTGCAGCTGCCTTGTCTGCAGCTTCCCGCTTCTGAGCCCTTTTTGCCCGCCTTCCAGAGACATCCTTGGATACTGACCCCGATCCTGAACCCGACGTCGATGCCGCCttctctttcttctttgggGTCCTGGATGGACCAGCGGCATCAGCATTCACTGGCCTCGCCTCTCTCCTGCCTCCTCTGATGTACCCATTGTCACCCCACCTCCTGTTACCAATGCGAATGCTTGGGGACCTGCTCATGTAATAAGTTTCCTCATCAAGATCATCTTCATCGTCATCATATTGGTACTGGTGGTAAATCTCATCTTCTTCCAGAGCCTCTTCATGAGCCTCTACGATCAGAGGTTCAAACCAAGCGGCCCTCAGGAGAAGGCAAACGCTCTCCTCAAACAGGTAGTCATGTAGGCTGAAGAAAAGAAACAAGCATCATGTCCACAGTCTACCTGAAACAACTAAGCCCCCCACATTATGGATGAACAAGGGGTTACCAGCCATCAAGAGAACGGTGCACGCTGAGGAATTCAAATGGGTGCTTGCACTGTGGGCATTGAGGGGCCTGCTTGTAGGATGCCCACCTCAAAATGCATGTTACGCTGCATACAGAAAAAAAAACATTATGAAGAATCACCCTTTAGGAAATGAATCATTGTCTTGGGATGAAAGAGAGGTTTCCGTAGCAGAAAACAGAAAGTAAGTGCAAGCAGAAGAATAACAGTGGAAGTTATTTGTTTAGCATTGAAATGGATACATCTGAGCAAGTCACTACCTCACAGGATTAATAAACTATAATTCAATCTAGTGAGTGAAACCATAAGGGTTGTTGAAACAACCATCGAATGCAAAATATATGTTTAGTTGGCAAGGAGCGAGCAAATGCACATGGCAACTACGGAGAATAGACTTAAACAACCAAACATAGCCCCATTCGGAATACACTACAAGTCGCAAAGACTTTCTATGTCAATATAATAGTGGCATTGATACCGCATATATTCTATCTATAGGCCTAAGATGCTAGAATCAAAGCAAATTGTGCAAACAGTTGAATTAGTAATCAGCTTCTGAATTGCATGCTAATAGACAAGCCAACCACCACCAATGTTCCAAGTTAGTAGAAGGGTCTGGTCGAAATGTCCCAAATCTACGAATTCGATTGCTAGACGAGAGACACAAATCTGCCGAGACAACGAACACACGAAACAACCTAGAAAGGAATCGCAAGCCCGAAGCGAAACGAAGTACtagtatttttttttgtttctggtgggggggggggggggaggggggagaTTGGGGATTTCGAACGGGATACCAGTAGGCGTGGTCGCATCCCTTGACAAGGGCCGTCTCCTGGAGCGCGATCTTATCGAGGCAAATCGCGCACACCCCGCAATCCACCAcccggtcgccgccgccgctcccggaGCCCGAAGCCGCCGCCTAGCACGATGAAAAGCAAGCAAAATCAAATCAGGGCACCGAGCGAACAGATCGGACCGATCCGCCGCAGATCCAGGGGGCAGCAGCCACCTTGTCgagggggagggcggcgggcgcgcCGACGAATCCCtcggaggaggacgaggcggcagcggcggccatGTCGGTGGGGAAAGGGGGTCGGTGGAGGAGAGAACAGAGAAGGACGGGAGCGGAGCGGATgtgaggaggggggggggggggcctcGCGAACCAGCGCGTCCGGAGAAAAGAGAGACCGGCGGATCTCCACGTGAGATGCCGCCCGTTTATTCGCCGTCGCCTCGGCTGCGCCCCACGCGTGCCGCGGCCGCCCACCCAACACACACCCACACCCACGGGCTGGACGGACCGACGGGGGATGGGGCGCGGGGCCTGGCCCAACGGCTCGGATTCCTTTGGGCTGCTCCTGCGCGGGTTTTGTTTGGCCAGCTCTGCTCGGTGCGTGGACCGTGTGATGCCATGCCGTGATCTACACGCTGACGACGAGGAAATGCTTCTTTCTTCTCATTAATTTAATTACTGTTCATTCAAGCGACGCCATCCTGCGCGTGATGTGTTGCTACTTGGCTCTCAAGTTTGCTGGGTAAAGACGTGTGACAAGTTGACTTTCTTCGCTTGTCAAATTCGTACGCCGCGGAAATCAGCATGACCAGCCTATGTACTGTTCATTTTGGGCTCACGCGGCCCATAAAGCGGCACAAGAAAAATGAAAAACTGGGCCTACCTGCAATTTCATGCCGGGCCTGACATTCTGCAGGGGAGAGAGGAACACCGACAGGTTCGATCTACTACTACTTGTCAAACAGAGTCAGACTTGTCCACACCAGGCACAAATGGCTCCAAGCACAGGCTTACTGGCGCTCGGCGGACTAGTCAGCTGAGCTGATTCGTTCGTTTCAGCTAGCAGCCTTGCAGACAGAAGCAGAGGTCGACACCATCGTGGTGCCCACCTGGCCACCACCGCGCGCGACGTGTCACACCCAATAATTGATCACGCCATGGATCGGATGGAGACGGAGACGAGAGGTCGAGGAGAAGGCTGCATTGCATGTGCTCGTCACGATCAGGCGGCAGGCCGCGACGCGCTCTGTCCGCTAGCTTGCCACCTCTGTTTGTCGCTGATGCCGCCGATGGGTTACGTTACGTCCCCTGCGCCTTCTTGGCGTCCATATCTATACGCATGGTTGGTTGCATTCGTCGCAGCTCTCTTGCCGACGGTCTTGGATTGGCATGACATCTCTTTGGAGCCTGCTTGTTGCTCGCGGGGAATCTCTCCAAGTATGGGGGTACAAAACTATAATATTTTATTTCTGTTTCTGTTTGCGCGCACGCCACCTAGTAGTAGGCTTTGCTTTGGTGAACGTTTTACACGGGTGGGATCATTCTGTTCCAATTATTTCTGCCCGTACTCCTAGCTGCCTGCCTCCGGTTCGGTTTAGTACTTGGTAGTAGCTCGATTCAGTCTGCGCTCAGGTCCGTCACTGCTCAGCATATCTGTATGCGGCAGTGACATTAGTTGCCCAATCCACCTTGCAAGTGCTGTACAAGCTAAGGTTCTAACGAAACGACGACGTGCGTCAGGCGGCCGGCCATGTCTCGCCATCGGCGGCAGCCGTCTCGCGCGCTCCCTCTCGACTTCAACGTCGACGACGAGGAGGGGCCAGCGGGAGCGGCCAAGGGCGCCACCTCGCTCGACGGGAGCCAGAAACCCGGCGCTGGCAGCGGTGGCGGCCGAGGAGATGCCGGCAAAGGGCAGGAAGGGCACACTAGTAAGAAGCCGCCGCCGGGCACCGGCAGCAGGTCTTCGGCGGAGGGAGCCGGCAAGAAATCGCAAGAAGATGCTACCGGTGGCCGTTAGAGCCCAAGACCGACGCGGCAGCGCTCTGCACGGTTCCGTGCTTTCATCCATTCCTGTGTAACGTGCATCCATCCGGTTGTAATTTAATTATGTTCATCGATCTGCATGTGTGTTCATTTGGGATGCaaattatatatattttggaTCATTAGTTCAACTCAAAAAGCTgataaaatgaactagaatgATATTCTACGTAAATAATTTAGGAGGAGAAATGAATTAGAGTGGCATGCCATCGTAATTAATTAGCTGCCTCAAAAAACACTATTGGAAACACTATTAGGTACTTACTTGCATCCTTAGTGTTCATAGTTCGTTTTATTACAACGCGAGCAACATTTCAAGACATGTCCACGTGGATGCAAGGTCTATCCATGGTATCCCCTGCAATATTGATCCCCTGAAGTAGAATCTCAAAGTTCTTTTATATATGGAATACGGAATCCTGCTAAAAGAGTAGCTGAATATCAGCTATATATGCTGTCTTTATCAGTTTTAACTATCTGCCGCGAGAAGACTTTTGTTCAGAGAGCCATTTTGTGTCGTCTTTTATGACGTTACGTTATTTTGTATCTTTACCgcaaaatatttttttccttCATCAAATCGATCAGTCTTTTATCTTGGAAACACAAGATGAAGCACCTTGAATCCTCTGGAGAAGTGGAGACCTATGACACTTTCACGACGACCAgtaccagagagagagagagagagagagagagagagagagagagaggtgagaACATATCGTTTTTTGACTAGTGCCTACAGCTCCCATAGAGACAGACCGCCTCATCGCCTCACAGTTGAGCAGAAAAACACGGCAGGGagggctcgccgccggccgaccACGGCAGCAGTGACAGACCAGCAGAATGTAAAACCTGACGGACTCGATGCTCATCTCGCATAAAAAACTTGAGGGCACTCTGATTCCCTGAATTCCAAGCTCTGTAGAATTGGGATCTTCCGATTTCAGTCCGTCAGGCATCCTATATAGGCTTTGTCAGAGTCCACAAGTTGCAACTGCAAAAACATGTCATGATTTAGGCACCTTTAATCGGCATAGACAGCTCCATCTATCCAGTTAGGCAGTTATCACTGTAGGATCCTGAACATTTGTTTGAACGTTATCTGCAACTATCATTCGGGGTATGCTCCTGCATGATGCTAACATCGGACAGTGAAGAAACAAAGGGCATGCGGTTTAACTTGTTCGCTGTTTCTTGCCTACCAGTCTCTATCTGCTCTGCCTCCTGTCCAAGCCCAATTCACTCGTTCGCGTTCGCATTCCGGAGCGTctcctcgccaccgccgcctgctTCTCCTGCAACTCTAGACATGGCTTCGCTGGCCATGTTTGCATGCGCGGCAACTGAACCGGAGATCGCGGGCGAGGAGTTCCatagccgccgcgccgccgccctccatcTATCATCTATCTCGTTTTCATTCGAATGCGGACCGGGGATTCAGGGATGCTCAGGATTGGGTGCgtgcagtggcggcggcgtgagCACCAAGTACCGAGGTTACGGGAGCCCGCAgccggccgtggcggcggcgacgtCTGGTGGTTCGCCGGGATACCTATTAGCTAATATGTTGCATAAAACCCACTAGATTTATTCAAGTATTTACAGAACCCCtgaatcggatcgcgattattaatcgcgaaaAACCCCTAAAACGGGTTATAGTTTTGCAAAACCGTCCCTCAGCGTTTTCTCCACCATGGCAGCTCTGTCCGGAGCTTCCCTCCCGTCCGGCGATGGCGTGAACGGAGCTGCGCTCCTCCTCCAGAACACTGCTCCCCATTTCCCCTCAGTATCTCACCCCCAATCCCTTCTAATTTCCGCCGTACGGACGGACAGTGAGCTTCGCCCTGGTGGTCGacctctcttctcctccctgCCTACCAGAGCATCATCGCGGTCGCTGTTGTCCGTTGGCGACAGGGTGGCCACCGCCTTCTGGGACGTTTCTTGGCTGGGCCGCTGGACAGCGCCCCTCTCGCCACGGCGTGCCCGGCTCTGCGCAGTCAACTAGTCGCTCGCCATTACTAATGGTACGCGAGGTGGTCGACAGCGGGGTCCTCCATTCCTCATGCCGCGCCTGTCAACggtggccggagcagagcggctCGTCGTTGAAGACCTTCCCGAATACGCTATCCTCACCGAGCAACCGGACCTCCCTGCGCTCCAGCCCGGCCCCCTTGAGGTGGTGACCACGCGGCCACGCCCTGGCTGGCGTCTGCACCCATCTACAAGGTCGCCACGCGTGGCGACGGCGGCTACAACCACTACAACTTCGTTTGGCGCAACCACGCCGCGCCGCCTAAGCGTAATGTGCGCTTCTCTTCTTTGGATTCGACTATGAGCTGCAGTTTTAACCTGTATCTTATACGCGCAGTGAGCAGAAAAACACGGCAGGGagggctcgccgccggccgaccACGGCAGCAGTGACAGACCAGCAGCAGGTCTTGACAATGTTGACACTGCTGATTCATTTCAGAATGAATCGGCCTTCAGGTTCAGGCTTTGTGTCTTTCTGTGTTTGGCTTGTTGGCACTAGAACATAATGAAACTTTCAGCAGAGCTGATCACTGCCTACCTCAGGCCAGCCTGAGAACTCTGTTGTTCATCAGTTCTGTAATTCAACGTCATCTCAAATTCCTGATGTGAAGAGTTTGGGAGCGAGTTTGGGAGCGAGGCGGAGAGGGGCCTCCCTTGTCGTGCGCGGCGCCCAAGCGTTGGTCGACTGGTCGCCGTTCAGATACCGAACACCCCTTGGAGGTCTAGTCACCTATGGTCCAGGCAATATGGGGCGGCGGGATAACGAGGGAGATGGGAAGACGGAGCGTCCTgggtgcggcggagctccggcaagGCACGGCCTGAAGCGGAGGCGCGCTCCTCGCGATTCAGGGGGTGGACGGCGTTTCAAATACCGACCGGGTGGACACCATCCGTCCGATCGGTCTTCTACGGCCTGGATTCAGCGCATAAGGGAGTCGTCGTCCTCCTCAAGCTCGGACACCTCGAGCCGTGGTGGTCCGCCGGCTCAGGAGAAGCAGAGGGGATTCCCCTTTGCCGGCGAAGACGGCCGGCGACGGAGCGACCGAAGACGCGTCTGGGCCCCCGCTCCACCGTCGGCGGGGGCGGGGCAGGTGTCCGTGCCGCGCCTGGCAGGTACCTACCTGCGTCTGCGTGGTTGCCACGGTAGGTGTCTGTTCAGGTTCAGCATGGATTCTGCGAGTTTTGGATTTCTTTGCTTGACCAAATCGTGGCCATTGGCATCTACGGTCGAGCTTGCGCATGGAAAGGCAAAGCAAAACACAAAGGGTTACTTGAGCTTGAGCGAACTGAAAGTTGGACAGAGGTCTCTGCTTCCGTGGCCTCGGTCCCTCGATTCCAGCGGGTCAGAGCAGCTTAGTGGAAGTTTTGTTCTTCTTCACAAAACTAATCAAGAATAAATAGTGCAGCCGAATCTAAAAAAATGCTGAGAAGGATCTCATTAGGATGGGAGCAAGCTTCCTGAAAAATCAGGATTCTGACTAATCTGCAGCGAATGTAAGGAACAGTGGAAAGAAGAACAAATGGAGCTCAAGGTAAATTTTTTACCGGACGTACCCTGTAATCACTAGGACGTTTAATTACTGTTGCATTCCCATGAGCAGAATTGTTAACGGCAAGATGATAGATGTGGTTTTGCATTATTGCCACCGAAATGTTCAGTCGCACATAATTATTCAAGACATCAATTCGAGTGTACGCTAGCACAGATCACTCACTACTCTGCTGCTAACATATTCATCTCAAGGTGAGAAACAAATGAGGAGCCATCAATTCCCCTGTTCAGAGCTTGCAGTCTTGCCCTGGAGCCTCAGCGCGAAAGCTTTTAGCGACAGGAGCATCTTCCTGAGCTGCTCCTTGGTCTCTGGATCGATCAGGTTGCCATCATCGTCGAACTTATTCGGGGGCTGGTGTGCTTTGGTGAAGATCTCTGGCTTGTTGATGAAATGGATGTCAAGAAACACCCCGACCTGCCGGATGTGGTACTGCGACCGGCTGCCGCCGGACCCGCCCGACGCGCTCAGGATCGCCGCGGCTCTGTCTGCAAAGCAGTTCGGCGGCCGTGATCCCCAGTCTAGCGCGTTCTTCAGAGGGCCTGCAAGGGAGAAGCGTCCAGAGCATGCAGTTAGAGACGCAGAATTCAGAAGGAAATATTTTGTCCTGAGTTCAGACTTCAGAATCGGGTCCCTACCTGAAATGGAGTAGTTGTACTCGGGCGAGGCGAAGAGGAAGCAGTCGGCCGCGCGGACCTTGGCGCGGAACGCCTCGACGGCCGGCGGGAAGCCGCCGCCGACCTCGAGGTCGGTGTTGAGCAGCGGCAGCTCGGAGATGTCGACGTGGTCGACCTGCAACCCCGGGATGGACTCCTTGCAGATCTCCGCGGCTTTACACGTGCGCGGCAGTCAGCAGCCATTCAGATAAGAAGAGAGCGAGTCAGGGGTAATGAATCGAGTGGAACTCACCGGCGCGGATGAGGCCGGTGTTGGCCGACGCCCTGCGGAGCGAGCCGGAGATCGCCGCCACCCTCAGGACGGTCTTCGCCGGCGGCTGTGCCGTCGAGGTTTCCATGAGTGACGTGTCGGAGTCGGGTTGGGTGGTATCCTCCTCGTACCTGGCAGGCTGGCAAGTGGCAACCTTGCAGTGTGGATCTGCAGTGGTGTGTGTATATGTAGCGAAGCAGTGGAGGCAGCACAATTGCACAAAGCGATGTGGAATCTGACGTCGTCGTCTTTGACCAGATGAGGTGGAGCACTAGTACCTGGCAACCTGGTGCTTACGAACGCCATGGCGTGGCCGGTTGCCATCTTCTTGGTGGTTGCTGTTAGCATGGAAGCTTCCGTCGAGCGAGTGGCTTGGCGGCCGATCGACGAACACCAGCCACTCATGGTGCTCCGCATCCCTTTTGACGAATCTCTTCTATTAAAACTCCCTGCCGTTTCCTCGCACCAGGAGCGGCCACGTCGGCAGCGGCCGCGTCCCGTGCCGACGCGTGCCTGCGCTGGCTCCCGTGGATGGCCGCCCAGAAGCCGGCGATTTTAAAAAAAACCCTCGCGTTTAGTGGGAATTGGGCTTTCCTCCCGGAGGCGCAGACCCTATCCGCATCTCCCTCTCCCGTTGCTGCTCGATTCCgcatggccgccggcgccgctgccgctccgcgcgccgctccgcgcgccgctcgcacgccggcgccgtcgtcccgtccgcgtccccgccacgccgccggTGTCCGCCTCCGCGCCCTCTCTCACGCAGGTCCTTTTCTGCACCACCCCGCCTGCCGCTCCCCATTGGCCCTCGATTCCgcacggccgccggcggcgctgcCGCTCCGCACGCCGCTCGCACGCCGGCGTCGTCTTCCCGTCCGCGCCCCCGCCACGTCGCTGGTGCTCGCCTCCGCGCCCTCTCTCCCGCGGATGTTTCTGCTCCACCCCC
Protein-coding sequences here:
- the LOC112895308 gene encoding E3 ubiquitin-protein ligase SH3RF3-like isoform X2, whose translation is MAAAAASSSSEGFVGAPAALPLDKAAASGSGSGGGDRVVDCGVCAICLDKIALQETALVKGCDHAYCVTCILRWASYKQAPQCPQCKHPFEFLSVHRSLDGWSPSIRIGNRRWGDNGYIRGGRREARPVNADAAGPSRTPKKKEKAASTSGSGSGSVSKDVSGRRAKRAQKREAADKAAAEKHLKHLQRLGLVKAPAPEVPAEVGPQVNE
- the LOC112895308 gene encoding uncharacterized protein LOC112895308 isoform X1, with protein sequence MAAAAASSSSEGFVGAPAALPLDKAAASGSGSGGGDRVVDCGVCAICLDKIALQETALVKGCDHAYCVTCILRWASYKQAPQCPQCKHPFEFLSVHRSLDGCLHDYLFEESVCLLLRAAWFEPLIVEAHEEALEEDEIYHQYQYDDDEDDLDEETYYMSRSPSIRIGNRRWGDNGYIRGGRREARPVNADAAGPSRTPKKKEKAASTSGSGSGSVSKDVSGRRAKRAQKREAADKAAAEKHLKHLQRLGLVKAPAPEVPAEVGPQVNE
- the LOC112893833 gene encoding probable NADPH:quinone oxidoreductase 2 translates to METSTAQPPAKTVLRVAAISGSLRRASANTGLIRAAAEICKESIPGLQVDHVDISELPLLNTDLEVGGGFPPAVEAFRAKVRAADCFLFASPEYNYSISGPLKNALDWGSRPPNCFADRAAAILSASGGSGGSRSQYHIRQVGVFLDIHFINKPEIFTKAHQPPNKFDDDGNLIDPETKEQLRKMLLSLKAFALRLQGKTASSEQGN